A single genomic interval of Alistipes provencensis harbors:
- a CDS encoding RagB/SusD family nutrient uptake outer membrane protein, translated as MNRNFKLFAIAVAAGLLAAGTGCQHMLDLEPHSAVSPGSVNSKDIEALRAGMYSKVQELPQRESYIMFDLFGGNLTTKSSVNSLDLINSLSSALNSVVEAQWQGYYQALMQVNNVYTIAQSLPAGSQRDLVMGECRYFRAYLHLCLVTRFGDVPLMRENTDALVSRTPAAEVWEFIDEELRLAVGNLGAPSAGYYYLSADAAKALKARVALYRGHKTEACELAESLIADARYDLDDFDKIFRAKSNKELIFAFSCLTSDNSKISVSTLFYSYNHPNSGSYVYRPAGEVMTLYDEGDLRRDISITTLDNLDFINKYPSGQTGTDPMVISRLAEMYLISAEAQGVEKGLPRLNELRNRRGLANIYPSSEAKFIDALLEERRRELLCENHRWYDLVRLGKAVEVLGIQPYQTLMPVPASERAANKNLTQNDGY; from the coding sequence ATGAACAGAAATTTCAAACTATTTGCAATAGCGGTTGCTGCCGGCCTGCTGGCGGCAGGCACGGGCTGTCAGCATATGCTCGACCTCGAACCCCATTCGGCCGTATCGCCCGGATCGGTCAACTCGAAGGACATCGAAGCGCTCAGGGCGGGTATGTATTCCAAGGTTCAGGAACTTCCCCAGCGCGAATCCTATATCATGTTCGACCTCTTCGGCGGCAATCTCACCACCAAATCGAGCGTCAACTCGCTCGATCTGATCAACTCGCTGTCGAGTGCCTTGAATAGCGTCGTCGAAGCGCAGTGGCAGGGATATTACCAAGCGTTGATGCAGGTCAACAACGTCTATACGATCGCCCAGTCGCTGCCTGCGGGATCGCAGCGCGATCTGGTGATGGGCGAATGCCGTTATTTCCGCGCCTATCTCCACCTCTGTCTGGTGACACGCTTCGGCGATGTGCCGCTCATGCGCGAGAACACCGATGCGCTGGTGTCGCGCACTCCGGCTGCCGAGGTATGGGAGTTCATTGACGAGGAACTGCGGCTGGCCGTCGGGAATCTGGGCGCCCCGTCGGCGGGTTACTACTACCTTTCCGCCGACGCCGCGAAGGCGCTCAAGGCCCGCGTGGCACTCTATCGGGGCCACAAGACCGAGGCTTGCGAACTGGCCGAAAGCCTGATCGCCGATGCCCGTTACGATCTGGATGACTTCGACAAGATCTTCCGCGCCAAGAGCAACAAGGAGCTGATCTTCGCCTTCTCGTGCCTGACGAGCGACAATTCGAAGATATCCGTCAGCACCCTGTTCTACTCCTACAACCACCCCAATTCGGGCAGCTATGTCTACCGCCCGGCCGGGGAAGTGATGACGCTCTACGACGAGGGGGACCTGCGCAGGGATATCTCGATCACCACGCTCGACAACCTCGACTTCATCAACAAGTATCCCAGCGGTCAGACCGGGACCGACCCGATGGTCATTTCGCGTCTGGCCGAGATGTATCTCATCAGCGCCGAGGCACAGGGTGTCGAGAAGGGGCTTCCGCGTCTGAACGAACTGCGCAACCGCCGCGGGCTGGCGAATATTTATCCTTCGTCCGAGGCGAAGTTCATCGACGCGCTGCTCGAGGAACGCCGCCGCGAACTGCTGTGCGAGAACCACCGCTGGTATGACCTCGTGCGACTGGGTAAAGCCGTCGAGGTGTTGGGTATCCAGCCCTACCAGACGTTGATGCCCGTTCCAGCCAGCGAACGCGCCGCCAACAAGAACCTGACGCAGAACGACGGTTATTGA
- a CDS encoding phosphodiester glycosidase family protein, translating to MKNLIRYIASLVLVLGAAGFTACSSDDGDDTHYAVSFDRNPVMAGSGAGTYSVRIESTHAWNAAPVDGWITGVTASGEPGATLSFGVEANDGESFRDGAIRLTVPGTSYAKLLTVRQMGHGGGLTIDPNPVVFTTEGGTQEVVVYAANGWKIDAVSDEWITAVRKNNSALTVTVSPNYSGGQLSGSVTLKDGEDKETYTLPVTQEFDGSLFLGASTPMGRRFAYNADGLVGSILSDEQYALDDRVQALEIAYMGTATGVMAPCRLFVFDVTLDDGISIFATAADDDDASIKKTDAELTRKQIVREQLAAMQAERPEVTVLGGVNGDFFYGGITVDARNNLLHGVMYRRGVCLKETFDGGAACTVFALLKDGTARCLTQAQYAALDKTTIRDAVGGRQQLLANGEAVSTDTTLEPRTAVGVSRDGKRVTILVIDGRRDSYSVGASYAIMSKMFRAFDIWEAINLDGGGSSTFAVRKSETFETRNRPTDTAGDREVVNGLAIVKSKN from the coding sequence ATGAAAAACCTCATCAGATACATTGCATCGCTCGTCCTCGTCTTGGGCGCGGCAGGCTTCACGGCCTGCTCGTCCGACGACGGCGACGATACTCACTATGCCGTCTCGTTTGACCGGAATCCCGTCATGGCGGGCTCCGGCGCGGGAACCTACTCTGTTCGGATCGAGTCCACACACGCATGGAACGCCGCTCCCGTCGATGGGTGGATCACCGGCGTCACGGCTTCGGGCGAGCCCGGTGCGACCCTCTCGTTCGGGGTCGAAGCCAATGACGGAGAATCGTTTCGTGACGGTGCCATCCGTCTGACGGTTCCGGGAACGTCGTATGCCAAGTTGCTGACCGTGCGCCAGATGGGACACGGCGGCGGACTGACCATCGACCCCAATCCCGTCGTATTTACCACCGAGGGTGGTACGCAGGAGGTCGTCGTCTACGCGGCGAACGGCTGGAAGATCGACGCCGTTTCCGACGAATGGATCACGGCCGTGCGCAAGAACAATTCGGCACTCACCGTCACCGTTTCACCCAATTACTCGGGCGGACAGCTCTCCGGGTCGGTCACGCTGAAAGACGGCGAGGACAAGGAGACCTACACGCTGCCCGTCACGCAGGAGTTCGACGGTTCGCTGTTTCTCGGGGCTTCGACGCCGATGGGACGCCGTTTCGCCTACAACGCCGACGGGCTGGTCGGCTCGATTCTTTCGGACGAACAATATGCGCTCGACGACCGTGTGCAGGCACTCGAAATTGCTTACATGGGCACTGCGACGGGCGTCATGGCCCCCTGTCGGCTCTTTGTCTTCGATGTGACGCTGGATGACGGCATATCGATTTTCGCCACGGCGGCCGATGACGACGATGCGAGCATCAAAAAGACCGATGCCGAATTAACCCGGAAGCAGATTGTCCGCGAGCAGCTTGCCGCCATGCAGGCCGAGCGCCCGGAGGTGACCGTGCTGGGCGGCGTCAACGGCGATTTCTTTTATGGCGGCATTACCGTCGATGCCCGTAACAACCTGCTGCACGGCGTCATGTACCGTCGCGGCGTCTGCCTCAAGGAGACCTTCGACGGCGGAGCGGCCTGCACCGTCTTTGCCCTGCTCAAGGACGGTACGGCACGCTGTCTGACGCAGGCGCAGTATGCTGCGCTGGACAAAACGACCATCCGGGATGCTGTCGGCGGCCGTCAGCAGTTGCTCGCCAACGGTGAAGCGGTCTCGACGGACACCACGCTCGAGCCGCGTACCGCCGTGGGCGTCTCGCGCGACGGGAAGCGCGTGACGATTCTCGTAATCGACGGACGCCGCGACAGCTACTCCGTCGGCGCTTCTTATGCGATTATGTCCAAAATGTTCCGGGCCTTCGACATCTGGGAGGCTATCAATCTCGACGGCGGCGGATCGTCGACTTTCGCCGTCCGCAAGTCGGAAACGTTCGAGACCCGCAACCGTCCGACCGACACGGCGGGTGACCGCGAGGTGGTGAACGGGCTTGCAATCGTCAAATCCAAAAACTAA
- a CDS encoding phosphodiester glycosidase family protein codes for MKINQYITCFVLSALLTTACGDDTFERPGYYDRTASTRLGQQLVDGSDDCIGHVKSDSETRPVQGVSLLRMGYLNTRGQAMQLFLYKVSLGDISIRVTLPGDRYEPGALGTLTEQAAALEDKSVYTVWGAVSGGAFGSNGQPAGILCHEGAVLKETADAVSEGFFAILDDGQAVCLASADFASVKHRILEAVGGESRLLENGYRLPQSSSTATARTAVGVSEDGGEVYLLTVDGSDFYYSNGINCDDMAALMKGCGAHNALTLNSGQTVTAVWRNERLSTLFDLLNKPANKGIEAPIANGLAIVER; via the coding sequence ATGAAAATCAACCAATATATCACCTGTTTCGTCCTGTCGGCGCTCCTGACGACCGCTTGCGGCGACGATACGTTCGAACGGCCCGGCTACTATGACCGCACGGCCTCGACACGCCTCGGACAGCAGCTTGTCGACGGCTCGGACGACTGCATCGGGCATGTCAAGAGCGATTCCGAGACGCGCCCCGTTCAGGGCGTGAGCCTGCTGCGCATGGGTTACCTCAACACCCGGGGACAGGCCATGCAGTTGTTTCTCTATAAAGTGAGTCTGGGCGACATTTCCATCCGTGTAACCCTTCCCGGCGACCGATATGAACCCGGCGCGCTCGGAACGCTGACCGAACAGGCGGCGGCGCTCGAGGACAAGAGCGTCTACACTGTCTGGGGCGCAGTCAGCGGCGGCGCTTTCGGATCGAACGGCCAGCCGGCGGGCATCCTCTGCCACGAGGGTGCGGTACTCAAGGAGACGGCGGATGCCGTGTCCGAAGGGTTCTTTGCCATCCTCGATGACGGGCAGGCCGTCTGTCTGGCCTCGGCAGACTTCGCTTCGGTGAAACACCGTATTCTGGAGGCCGTCGGCGGCGAGAGCCGGCTGCTCGAGAACGGGTACCGGCTGCCTCAAAGTTCCTCGACGGCCACGGCTCGCACGGCCGTGGGGGTTTCGGAAGACGGAGGCGAGGTCTACCTGCTCACGGTCGACGGCAGCGACTTCTACTATTCGAACGGCATCAACTGCGACGACATGGCCGCACTGATGAAGGGCTGCGGGGCTCACAATGCCCTGACGCTCAACAGCGGTCAGACAGTCACGGCTGTTTGGCGCAACGAGCGGCTGAGTACGCTGTTTGACTTATTGAACAAACCTGCGAACAAAGGCATCGAAGCCCCGATCGCCAACGGATTGGCTATCGTCGAACGCTAA
- a CDS encoding sugar phosphate isomerase/epimerase family protein → MKKAMALTLSILLCGGVSAQPIGKSMGRWKDIGAASMEENRKGGLEYIEVTINDFWRPAKTHEEIYERAEKALADIKTSGLKVWSVHLPFSRTLDISVLDDKARAENVAFMAEMIALAGRFNPRFLVLHPSSEPIGDEEREQRLRNSHASIGLLAPEARRIGATLCIENLPRTCLGQTGEEMLRLIDGYDDVKLCFDTNHLLFQSHADYLKVVGKGRIGTVHLSDYDFENERHWIPGQGKIDWGALWTGIRESGYDGIMMFECYGEPEELTAAREFIRESAGKVRRHAE, encoded by the coding sequence ATGAAAAAAGCAATGGCATTGACTCTGTCGATCCTGCTGTGCGGAGGCGTCTCCGCACAGCCGATCGGCAAATCGATGGGACGCTGGAAGGATATAGGCGCCGCATCCATGGAGGAGAACCGCAAAGGCGGTCTGGAATACATCGAAGTCACGATCAACGATTTCTGGCGTCCGGCCAAGACGCATGAGGAGATTTACGAACGGGCCGAAAAGGCCCTTGCGGACATCAAAACCTCGGGGCTGAAGGTCTGGTCCGTCCACCTGCCCTTCTCGCGCACGCTGGACATCTCGGTACTCGACGACAAGGCCCGTGCTGAAAACGTCGCGTTCATGGCCGAGATGATCGCATTGGCAGGACGTTTCAATCCCCGTTTTCTTGTGCTGCATCCCAGTTCGGAGCCGATCGGGGACGAGGAGCGCGAACAGCGCTTGCGGAACAGCCACGCCTCGATCGGGCTGCTGGCGCCCGAGGCCCGGCGCATCGGGGCGACGCTCTGCATCGAGAACCTGCCCCGCACCTGTCTGGGCCAGACCGGCGAGGAGATGCTTCGCCTGATCGACGGTTACGACGATGTGAAGCTTTGTTTCGATACCAACCACCTGCTGTTCCAGTCCCATGCCGACTATCTGAAGGTCGTGGGCAAAGGCCGCATCGGTACGGTTCACCTTTCGGACTACGATTTCGAGAACGAGCGCCACTGGATTCCCGGTCAGGGGAAAATCGACTGGGGAGCGCTCTGGACAGGTATTCGCGAATCGGGGTACGACGGAATCATGATGTTCGAGTGTTACGGGGAGCCGGAGGAGTTGACGGCGGCCCGTGAGTTTATCCGGGAGTCTGCCGGAAAAGTCCGCCGTCATGCTGAATAA
- a CDS encoding BACON domain-containing protein, whose amino-acid sequence MKNIRILFHTALLAATAAFTACLDTTDNSGFDPETPEIEFEQPTLTVEKTGGDQQIDLISNLPWRLKSDVSWVVLTTVNGQGSGTVKFNVLRNRTRDERHGTITAYITDDCTSTLTLTQLPAEASENFTYYVKTDGDALASGLSWEEATTLPTALENAGDGDVICLAAGTYTPVALLTGGEAEEEKTFEIHSNFTLEGGYPADAATGAVADPAANETVLSGNLGATSAYHVVTVTASKSTLHTAVLKNLTISDGVGYKTNEELRRIVGGAVIDAALGGGLFVGVSNLSVVNCRIADNEACHSGGVHVYAGAEVSFEECTIANNTASNNGGGIWNQGAVVYMNNCTISGNVSGQQAAGFYSIDSGGARSISRISNTTISDNDNTRSNTKRSGGGAYIRAGSDAVFTNCTFTGNKAGYGGAIAGHGTGALPATALCISCTFTNNSANDGGGALFAYNNYADVVARNSIVSGNSGPADSGDMGVLAGVDASHVRAFTSVAGGQLLDNAGGAVGGWTFSASTMLGEFGFHAGGTTRTYPLVTSVDNPAVGQGLTVDELKALAASCTPAVGETIVAADQNGTPRGGRSIGAVTAQ is encoded by the coding sequence ATGAAAAACATACGCATCTTATTTCATACGGCGCTCCTTGCCGCAACTGCGGCCTTCACGGCGTGTCTCGACACGACGGACAATTCGGGATTCGATCCCGAAACGCCTGAAATCGAATTTGAGCAGCCGACGCTCACCGTTGAAAAAACCGGCGGAGACCAGCAGATCGACCTCATTTCAAATCTTCCGTGGCGGCTGAAGAGCGACGTCTCGTGGGTCGTGCTCACCACGGTCAACGGACAAGGCAGCGGGACGGTGAAATTCAACGTCCTGCGCAACCGCACGCGCGACGAACGCCACGGCACGATCACGGCTTACATTACCGACGACTGCACCTCGACGCTCACGCTGACCCAGCTTCCGGCCGAGGCTTCGGAGAATTTCACCTATTATGTCAAGACCGACGGCGACGCCCTCGCTTCGGGACTTTCGTGGGAGGAGGCGACGACGCTGCCCACGGCTTTGGAAAATGCCGGCGACGGCGATGTCATTTGTCTCGCAGCCGGGACCTACACCCCCGTGGCGCTGCTCACGGGCGGCGAGGCCGAAGAGGAGAAGACCTTCGAGATTCACAGCAACTTCACCCTCGAGGGCGGTTATCCGGCCGATGCCGCAACGGGGGCCGTGGCCGATCCTGCGGCTAACGAAACCGTGCTGAGCGGCAACCTCGGCGCAACGTCGGCTTACCATGTGGTGACTGTCACGGCGTCGAAATCGACACTTCACACCGCCGTGCTGAAAAACCTCACCATCTCGGACGGCGTGGGCTACAAGACCAACGAGGAACTGCGGCGCATCGTGGGCGGTGCGGTGATCGACGCTGCGCTGGGCGGCGGCTTGTTTGTCGGAGTTTCGAACCTCAGTGTCGTCAACTGCCGCATCGCCGACAACGAAGCCTGCCATTCGGGAGGCGTACACGTCTATGCGGGGGCCGAGGTCAGCTTCGAAGAGTGTACCATCGCCAACAACACGGCTTCGAACAACGGCGGTGGCATCTGGAATCAGGGAGCCGTGGTTTACATGAACAACTGTACGATCTCGGGCAATGTCAGCGGGCAGCAGGCGGCCGGATTCTACTCGATCGATTCGGGTGGTGCCCGAAGTATCAGCCGTATCAGCAACACGACCATTTCGGACAACGACAACACCCGTTCGAATACGAAACGTTCGGGCGGCGGCGCCTACATCCGCGCCGGCTCCGACGCCGTGTTTACCAACTGCACCTTCACGGGCAACAAGGCCGGTTACGGCGGCGCCATAGCGGGTCACGGCACCGGAGCGCTTCCGGCCACGGCACTCTGCATCAGTTGTACCTTCACGAACAACTCGGCCAACGACGGCGGAGGCGCCCTGTTCGCCTACAACAACTACGCGGATGTCGTGGCCCGCAACTCGATCGTCTCGGGCAACAGCGGCCCGGCTGACAGCGGCGACATGGGCGTGTTGGCGGGTGTCGATGCTTCGCATGTGCGGGCTTTCACGTCGGTTGCCGGCGGTCAGTTGTTGGACAATGCCGGCGGAGCGGTCGGCGGCTGGACTTTCAGCGCCTCGACGATGCTCGGCGAGTTCGGATTCCATGCCGGAGGCACGACGCGCACCTATCCGCTCGTGACGTCTGTAGACAACCCCGCCGTCGGACAAGGTCTGACCGTAGACGAACTGAAGGCACTTGCCGCCTCGTGTACCCCGGCCGTTGGCGAGACGATCGTTGCCGCAGACCAAAACGGCACTCCGCGCGGCGGCCGCTCGATCGGAGCCGTCACAGCACAGTAA
- a CDS encoding right-handed parallel beta-helix repeat-containing protein: protein MKTSKRYLLPLTALLALAGCSDDDTTAGSGSNGFRILASIDGTSGLTDWQPGDQIKVVSGDELYTFVTETGGAAAEFTDRDNLLSADLAASGPVSAYHECTSMYGTFRIQTEQTVNDGVNTARVPMFAYTMNTPEQNRMQLAFQPLASVLELTVEPYDITVSQLTIAPAEEATVSGGAMAGGFTVNAAQSTVAINNGINSLVLRFNGGLNLSEGATLRIPIGWFAVEGGLTFTFRYGTKDYTSTIWADDGVVRTFTDNNGFKQARLMRETFEFDANSFPRAYYVKTGGTAAGKGLSWDAPTTLASALRNAMSGSTIHIAAGTYSPEDILTGAGETEGGRTFEIARNVTLIGGYPADAAEGAAADPAANATILDGGGKSFHTVVVSAPQVAGEKVVMRGLTIRGGRNTAADEGTVEINGVNLADNYAAGVAVVGARAELIGCTITENEGNSAAGLFAIRSELTVADSRIVGNTAAANGSGAWITTGTDLTMSGTTIGNNRTTGSSAVAAGLYLYAPAGASLDAELSGCDITGNATAGGAAGGMYIRDDSGDQSLKAAFSDCRITGNKGAMGAAFQMLNARATFSGCRISDNEASGNGLVYITTTGSANADALFDKCTVSDNTTTGSAVASGLYIYNNGGAIDVVVTNSTFSGNATAGRGGAIYARNNQSGDVNVTCANSTFAANRSGSYGGAIALYGAAAKKVNVSLVSCTLTGNDDTHATALGGGVGLETAGLSLTTANSIISGNTANAAVSDVFVKSGITAAVKHQNSIVGDKFYDASGAEQSTSPVFTASTMLAELADNGGATKTCKLIGNASTNFAFGNGMTVAALKALASDDISADVLGSDQTGAVRSDTDRMIGACVKK, encoded by the coding sequence ATGAAAACTTCGAAACGTTACCTGCTTCCGCTTACGGCCCTGCTCGCTCTGGCAGGCTGTTCGGACGACGATACGACGGCCGGCAGCGGCAGCAACGGATTCCGCATCTTGGCGTCCATCGACGGCACGTCGGGACTGACCGACTGGCAGCCCGGCGACCAGATCAAGGTGGTCAGCGGCGACGAACTCTATACGTTCGTCACCGAAACGGGAGGTGCGGCGGCCGAATTCACCGACCGCGACAACCTGCTGTCGGCGGACCTCGCGGCCAGCGGGCCCGTAAGCGCCTATCACGAGTGTACCTCGATGTACGGGACTTTCCGTATTCAGACCGAGCAGACGGTCAACGACGGTGTCAACACGGCCCGCGTCCCGATGTTCGCCTATACGATGAACACCCCCGAACAGAACCGGATGCAGCTTGCGTTCCAGCCGCTGGCGTCGGTGCTGGAACTGACCGTCGAACCTTACGACATCACCGTCAGCCAGCTCACGATCGCTCCGGCCGAGGAGGCTACGGTCAGCGGCGGCGCCATGGCCGGCGGATTCACCGTCAACGCCGCACAGAGCACCGTGGCGATCAACAACGGCATCAACTCGCTCGTGCTGCGCTTCAACGGAGGGCTAAACCTCTCCGAAGGGGCCACGCTGCGCATTCCGATCGGCTGGTTCGCCGTCGAGGGCGGATTGACGTTCACGTTCCGTTACGGCACGAAGGACTACACTTCGACCATCTGGGCCGACGACGGCGTTGTCCGCACTTTCACCGACAACAACGGCTTCAAGCAGGCACGCCTGATGCGCGAGACCTTCGAATTCGACGCCAACTCTTTCCCGCGGGCCTATTATGTGAAGACCGGCGGTACGGCCGCCGGCAAGGGACTTTCGTGGGATGCCCCGACGACGCTCGCCTCGGCTCTGCGCAACGCCATGTCGGGTTCGACGATCCACATTGCCGCCGGGACCTATTCGCCCGAAGACATCCTTACGGGAGCTGGGGAAACGGAGGGCGGCCGAACTTTCGAAATCGCCCGGAACGTCACCCTTATCGGCGGTTATCCGGCTGATGCCGCGGAGGGCGCGGCTGCGGACCCTGCTGCCAATGCCACGATCCTCGACGGCGGCGGCAAGAGCTTCCATACGGTGGTCGTATCGGCCCCGCAGGTCGCCGGCGAAAAAGTCGTGATGCGCGGCCTGACCATTCGCGGCGGCAGGAACACCGCAGCGGACGAGGGCACGGTAGAGATCAACGGCGTGAACCTCGCCGACAACTATGCAGCCGGCGTGGCCGTGGTGGGAGCTCGGGCCGAGCTGATCGGCTGTACGATCACGGAGAACGAGGGTAACAGTGCCGCAGGCCTCTTTGCCATCCGCTCCGAACTGACAGTCGCCGACAGCCGGATCGTCGGCAACACGGCCGCAGCCAACGGCAGCGGCGCATGGATCACCACGGGTACCGACCTCACGATGTCGGGAACCACGATCGGAAACAACCGGACCACGGGTTCGTCGGCCGTCGCTGCGGGACTCTACCTCTATGCTCCGGCAGGTGCGTCGCTCGACGCCGAACTCTCCGGGTGTGACATCACCGGGAACGCCACCGCGGGCGGAGCGGCCGGAGGCATGTACATCCGCGACGACAGCGGCGATCAGTCGCTCAAAGCCGCTTTCTCGGATTGCCGGATCACCGGTAACAAGGGTGCGATGGGAGCTGCTTTCCAAATGCTCAACGCCCGTGCTACTTTCTCGGGATGCCGGATCTCCGACAACGAGGCCAGCGGCAACGGTCTGGTCTACATCACCACTACCGGTTCGGCGAATGCCGACGCTCTGTTCGACAAATGCACCGTCAGCGACAACACGACGACGGGATCGGCCGTGGCTTCGGGACTTTACATCTACAACAACGGCGGCGCGATCGATGTCGTCGTCACCAACTCGACCTTCTCGGGCAATGCCACGGCAGGGCGCGGCGGAGCGATCTATGCCCGGAACAATCAGTCCGGCGATGTGAATGTGACGTGCGCGAATTCGACCTTTGCCGCCAACCGGAGCGGCAGCTACGGCGGTGCGATCGCCCTGTACGGCGCAGCGGCCAAGAAGGTCAACGTTTCGCTCGTCAGTTGCACGCTGACCGGCAACGACGACACGCACGCTACGGCGCTCGGCGGAGGCGTGGGCTTGGAGACCGCAGGGCTCTCGCTGACGACGGCGAACAGCATCATCTCGGGCAACACGGCGAACGCCGCCGTCAGCGACGTCTTTGTGAAGTCAGGGATTACGGCAGCCGTGAAACATCAGAATTCGATTGTTGGGGATAAATTTTACGACGCTTCGGGAGCCGAACAGTCCACCTCGCCTGTTTTCACGGCTTCGACGATGCTGGCAGAACTGGCCGACAACGGCGGTGCGACGAAGACCTGCAAGCTGATCGGAAATGCCTCGACCAACTTCGCTTTCGGCAACGGCATGACCGTCGCGGCACTCAAGGCGCTGGCTTCGGACGACATTTCGGCCGATGTGCTGGGTTCGGACCAGACCGGTGCTGTCCGCAGCGACACGGACCGCATGATCGGCGCCTGCGTAAAGAAGTAA
- a CDS encoding MFS transporter: protein MLNKIRNFYRISAPAPVKGSEQEQRTRYRRLYMQTFVAATIGYSLYYVCRTSLNVMKKPIIDSGLLDATQLGMVGSALLFMYAAGKFVNGFIADHSNIRRFMATGLVVSAGMNLLMGLLGFAYSLFPTAFVLVSFMILWGINGWSQSMGAAPAIISLSRWLPLSKRGRYYGFFSASHNIGEGLSFVFVGCVVSLFGWQWGFIGSAAAGALGVAAICFFLHDTPESKGLPPIETLAHEAREQGSQLAVSEIQRRVLRTPGVWILAAASAFMYISRYAVNGWGILFLQEAKGFSDAEAISVVGINTILGVVGTVFSGWFAEKLFRGNLNYPALLFGVLNSVALALFLFGGDAFWVNMLSMVLFGIAIGVLICFIGGLMAVSIVPRKATGAALGIMGMVSYIAAGMQDVISGWLIDSHTSLDAAGAKLYNFGPVAWFWFGASVISFLLPILNWRRKQFQF, encoded by the coding sequence ATGCTGAATAAGATCCGGAATTTCTACCGCATTTCCGCTCCGGCCCCGGTTAAGGGGTCGGAGCAGGAACAGCGGACCCGCTATCGCAGGCTCTACATGCAGACATTCGTGGCTGCAACCATCGGTTACAGCCTGTACTACGTTTGCCGCACGAGCCTCAACGTAATGAAAAAACCGATCATTGACTCGGGGCTGCTGGATGCCACGCAGTTGGGAATGGTCGGTTCGGCACTGCTTTTCATGTATGCAGCCGGGAAATTCGTCAACGGCTTCATCGCCGACCATTCGAACATCAGGCGTTTCATGGCTACGGGGCTCGTCGTTTCGGCGGGGATGAACCTGCTGATGGGTTTGCTGGGATTCGCCTACTCGCTGTTTCCTACGGCGTTCGTTCTCGTGAGTTTCATGATTCTGTGGGGTATCAACGGCTGGTCGCAGTCGATGGGAGCTGCTCCGGCCATTATCTCGCTTTCGCGTTGGCTGCCGCTCTCGAAACGGGGACGTTATTACGGATTCTTTTCAGCCAGCCACAACATCGGCGAGGGTCTTTCATTCGTTTTCGTCGGATGCGTCGTTTCGCTCTTCGGCTGGCAATGGGGCTTCATCGGTTCCGCCGCAGCGGGTGCATTGGGAGTCGCCGCCATCTGCTTTTTCCTGCACGATACGCCCGAATCGAAAGGGCTGCCTCCGATCGAAACACTCGCTCACGAGGCCCGGGAGCAGGGTTCCCAACTCGCCGTATCGGAAATCCAGCGACGGGTGCTCCGCACTCCGGGCGTGTGGATTCTGGCTGCGGCCAGCGCTTTCATGTATATTTCGCGTTATGCCGTCAACGGGTGGGGCATCCTCTTCTTGCAGGAGGCCAAGGGATTTTCCGATGCCGAGGCGATCTCCGTGGTCGGAATCAATACTATTTTGGGGGTGGTCGGTACGGTCTTTTCGGGCTGGTTCGCCGAGAAACTTTTCCGGGGCAACCTCAACTATCCCGCCCTGCTGTTCGGCGTGCTGAACTCGGTGGCCCTTGCGCTGTTCCTGTTCGGCGGCGATGCATTTTGGGTCAACATGCTGAGCATGGTGCTGTTCGGTATTGCCATCGGCGTGCTGATCTGTTTCATAGGCGGCCTGATGGCCGTAAGCATCGTTCCGCGCAAAGCCACAGGAGCCGCTCTCGGGATTATGGGCATGGTTTCCTATATTGCGGCCGGTATGCAGGACGTCATCAGCGGATGGCTTATCGACAGCCATACGTCACTCGATGCTGCGGGAGCGAAGCTTTACAACTTCGGGCCGGTCGCTTGGTTCTGGTTCGGAGCTTCGGTTATTTCATTTTTGCTCCCCATCCTGAACTGGCGGCGCAAACAATTCCAGTTCTAA